In Thermofilum pendens Hrk 5, the sequence TTTTGCCCAAAGGGTGTCGGAGGGCTCGAACTGCCGGGACCTCTCTGCCCGTTCCCGGGGCTATTCAAGGGGTTCTTGGAGCACTCCGCGGGGCTAAAGCTCGCGTACCCCGAGAACTTCATGTACAGGGACCGAGACGGGTACTGCAACTTCCTGTTAGAAGTCATCGGCACGGGTTCCGATGCGTCGATGAAAATGTTTCAGCGCGTATAGCGAAAAGCTTTTCATCTCTAACCTGTTGACGCGCCCTGTGACCTTAGAGGGTTTAAGCTCTGTCGCCATTCTGGGGGCTGGCAAGATAGGCGGTGCTTTCGTTAGACAGATCCTCCAGAAGACTGGCATCAGGGTCTACGCCACCGGCAGGCGTGTGGAAACGCTTAGAGGGGCGGAGTCCCTGGGCGCTGTGGCAACGCGCGACAACGACGAAGCTGTGAGGAGGAGCGAGCTAGTGGTTATAGCAGTCAAGCCGTACCACTTCCCACAGCTACTCTCTGAGGTTAAGCAGGAGAGCTGGAAGGGGAAGATCGTTGTGTCGCTCATGGCGGGCGTTAAGCTTGCAACGCTTAGAGCCGCGCTACACGGCGCGAAGGTCTTCCGCGCGATGCCCAACCTCAACGCCTACGTCGGGAAGTCCTCGACCGCTGTGAGCGAAAACCTCTACGACGATGCTAGCAGAACTGTGGAAGAGTTCCTAGGGCTTTTCGGCCAGGTT encodes:
- the proC gene encoding pyrroline-5-carboxylate reductase, whose translation is MTLEGLSSVAILGAGKIGGAFVRQILQKTGIRVYATGRRVETLRGAESLGAVATRDNDEAVRRSELVVIAVKPYHFPQLLSEVKQESWKGKIVVSLMAGVKLATLRAALHGAKVFRAMPNLNAYVGKSSTAVSENLYDDASRTVEEFLGLFGQVYWVPEEYLDVWTGLAGSGPAFIAEVLDALAMGAVAAGMPRELSYKAVLDVLEGTAILLKNGFYQHPAMLRDDVTTPAGTTIRGLMVLESGGVKATLMKVIEAAARRSREIGNEIDSRIREKINSRIGHTA